AGGTTCATTGGGTGAAATAGCGGGTCACAACGTAGGAACGCTCATCGGCACGTTGGTCTTTTTTGGGAAATCACTTTTCTTTGTGTTCTTTTATATGTGGGTACGCTGGACATTGCCCCGTTTCCGTTATGATCAGTTGATGAATTTGGGCTGGAAAGCGCTTATTCCGTTAGCGATGATCAATATTATTTTGACGGGTGGAGCTATTTTGTTCCTTAAACCGTTGATAATGGGTTTCTTAAAATAAATTCTGAAGTTTTGACCTTGGCCTTGGTATTCCCGATTGAGGATCCATCGTCTTAAATCATACAAGTATGCAATTAACAAATCGTTCTAAGCAAGTCAGTAATAAGCAAATGACCTTTGCCGAGCGGATTTATCTGCCCGCAATCGCTACCGGACTGGGGATTACGATTAAGCATTTTTTCCAAAAGAAAGTAACCATTCAATACCCTGAAGTCAAGCAATTTCTGGGCCCCGTATTTCGTGGACGGCACGTACTCAAGCGCGACGAACAGGGCCGCGAGCGCTGTACAGCCTGCGGTCTGTGTGCCGTGGCCTGTCCTGCGGAAGCCATATCCATGGTAGCCGCTGAACGGGAAAAAGGCGAAGAGACCCTATACCGCGAAGAGAAATATGCCGCCGTCTATGAAATCAATATGCTGCGCTGTATCTTCTGCGGTCTGTGTGAAGAAGCCTGCCCCAAACAGGCGATCTACCTGCGTCATGATGAGTTTGTCCCGGTATTCACCGAGCGTGACCAAGTGATCTGGGGAAAAGATATGTTGGCCGAAGACATGAATAACCGCTATCTGCGCAAAGCATGGACCAAAGAAGAAGCCCACGAGCAGGATCTGAAAGGCTTGGAGGCTCAACCCAGAACCCAATTATAAACTCTAGAAAGTTCACGAAAACATTGTTCTCGTAACTCATCGAACGGGCGGTCCCGTGTAAACTATAACTTATGGATTTTTCCGGCATTTTAAATAATCTGACGCCTGCAACCGGCTTTTTCTATTTCCTGTCTTTTTTGACCATTCTCACCGGTCTGATGGTGATTCTTTCTAAAAATCCCATTTACAGTGTGTTGTACCTTATCGCCACCTTTTTCTGTTTATCGGGCCATTATGTACTG
Above is a window of Runella slithyformis DSM 19594 DNA encoding:
- a CDS encoding NuoI/complex I 23 kDa subunit family protein, which produces MQLTNRSKQVSNKQMTFAERIYLPAIATGLGITIKHFFQKKVTIQYPEVKQFLGPVFRGRHVLKRDEQGRERCTACGLCAVACPAEAISMVAAEREKGEETLYREEKYAAVYEINMLRCIFCGLCEEACPKQAIYLRHDEFVPVFTERDQVIWGKDMLAEDMNNRYLRKAWTKEEAHEQDLKGLEAQPRTQL